One genomic region from Arthrobacter sp. YN encodes:
- a CDS encoding enoyl-CoA hydratase/isomerase family protein, producing the protein MRAEEVEEEVLFERRGHLGIVTLNRPKAVNALNAGMVQAMFRQLTNWAADDAVATVLVRGAGDRGLCAGGDIVAIYKDMLHSGTETAEFWADEYRLNSLIAHYPKPYVAFMDGLVLGGGVGISAHGSVRVVTERTRTGMPETTIGFVPDVGGTLLLSRSPGEAGTHAALTGAHLSGSDALFLGLADHFVPSENLPALAEALESSTPEAAVERFTQAAPDSALAAQRGWIDAAYVYDDAEEIVRSLRSAGAEAAAAADTIEAKSPTSVKVALESLRRVRGHSLEEALDQEYRVGLRCLAGPDFREGIRAQVVDKDRNPQWKPPSLADVQASDVEGYFAPLGERELGLAGLGSESKETV; encoded by the coding sequence ATGCGGGCTGAGGAGGTAGAGGAAGAGGTCCTGTTTGAGCGTCGCGGCCACCTCGGCATCGTGACTCTCAACCGCCCGAAAGCCGTCAACGCACTGAACGCGGGAATGGTGCAAGCCATGTTCCGGCAGCTGACGAATTGGGCCGCCGACGACGCCGTTGCCACCGTTTTGGTGCGCGGCGCGGGAGACCGCGGGCTGTGCGCCGGTGGCGACATTGTGGCCATCTATAAGGACATGCTGCACAGCGGAACCGAAACCGCGGAGTTCTGGGCGGACGAGTACCGGCTGAACTCCTTGATTGCCCACTATCCCAAACCGTATGTGGCGTTCATGGACGGGCTGGTTCTGGGCGGCGGCGTTGGCATCTCGGCCCATGGCTCAGTGCGCGTGGTCACCGAACGGACGCGTACCGGCATGCCGGAAACCACCATCGGTTTTGTGCCCGACGTCGGCGGCACCCTCCTGCTGTCGCGCTCGCCGGGGGAGGCGGGAACCCACGCGGCCCTGACGGGAGCACACCTGTCCGGTTCGGACGCGTTGTTCCTGGGGCTCGCGGATCACTTTGTGCCGTCCGAAAACCTGCCCGCGCTGGCGGAAGCGCTGGAAAGCTCGACGCCGGAAGCCGCCGTCGAACGCTTTACGCAAGCCGCGCCGGACTCGGCCCTGGCGGCCCAGCGCGGGTGGATCGACGCCGCGTACGTGTATGACGACGCCGAAGAGATTGTCCGGAGCCTGCGCTCCGCCGGGGCCGAAGCTGCTGCCGCGGCGGACACCATTGAGGCGAAGTCGCCCACATCCGTGAAGGTCGCTTTGGAATCGCTGCGCCGGGTGCGGGGGCATTCCCTGGAGGAGGCTTTGGACCAGGAGTATCGCGTGGGGCTGCGCTGCCTTGCCGGTCCTGATTTCCGGGAGGGCATCCGTGCGCAGGTAGTGGATAAGGACAGGAATCCGCAATGGAAGCCGCCTTCCCTGGCTGACGTTCAGGCGTCCGACGTCGAGGGCTACTTTGCGCCGCTCGGCGAACGGGAACTGGGTCTGGCCGGGCTGGGCAGCGAGTCGAAGGAGACGGTATGA